Proteins encoded together in one Ipomoea triloba cultivar NCNSP0323 chromosome 4, ASM357664v1 window:
- the LOC116015746 gene encoding polyamine oxidase 1, with protein sequence MEDPDRRSVIIVGAGIAGITAAKVLALNGVEDVVILEAADRIGGRIRKDEFDGVTVELGAGWIAGVGGKQSNPVWELARQCDLRTCFSDYSCARYNIYDRSGKIFPIGIAADSYKKAVDSAIQKLRSQQANHDATVSDSSNLPETLSIPKTPIELAIDFILHDFEMAEVEPISTYVDFGEREYLVADERGYEHLLYKMAETFLSTSEGKIVDSRLKLNTVVREVQHSRNGVSVTTEDGFVYEASYVILSVSIGVLQSDLISFAPPLPNWKMEAIRNIEIMVYTKIFLKFPYSFWPCGPGKEFFIYAHERRGYYTFWQHMENAFPGSNILVVTLTNGESKRVEAQSDEETLKEAMEVLRNMFGPDIPTATNILVPRWWNNRFQRGSYSNYPIYGNHQLVHNIKAPVGRIFFTGEHTSEKFSGYVHGGYFSGIDTCKALLEEMRKEDGRKSESQALLLEPLLGSLTLTQADAVSTGLHKCDIRRLFLSEGLPEAIL encoded by the exons ATGGAAGATCCAGATCGCCGTTCCGTTATCATCGTCGGAGCTGGTATCGCAG GTATAACGGCGGCGAAAGTGTTGGCGCTGAATGGAGTGGAGGACGTAGTGATACTGGAAGCGGCGGACAGGATCGGAGGGAGGATAAGGAAGGACGAATTTGACGGAGTGACGGTGGAGCTCGGCGCCGGATGGATTGCTGGCGTCGGCGGCAAGCAGTCCAATCCCGTCTGGGAGCTCGCCCGCCAGTGCGACCTCCGCACCTGCTTCTCCGACTACAGCTGCGCTCGCTACAACATCTACGACCGCAG CGGAAAGATATTTCCGATTGGAATCGCTGCTGACTCGTACAAGAAAGCGGTTGACTCAGCGATCCAGAAGCTCAGGAGCCAACAGGCCAACCACGACGCCACCGTCTCCGACTCTTCAAATCTTCCCGAAACGCTGTC taTTCCAAAAACACCGATAGAGCTAGCAATAGACTTCATTCTCCATGACTTCGAGATGGCAG AAGTTGAGCCTATATCGACGTACGTAGATTTTGGGGAGAGAGAATATCTCGTTGCTGACGAAAGGGGTTACGAGCATTTACTGTACAAAATGGCGGAAACCTTCCTTTCTACGTCAGAGGGGAAAATTGTGGATAGCCGTCTCAAGCTTAACACG GTTGTTCGGGAAGTGCAGCACTCAAGGAATGGCGTTTCAGTTACCACTGAGGATGGTTTCGTCTACGAAGCCAGTTACGTTATTTTGTCCGTTAGCATTGGCGTTCTCCAAAGCGATCTTATTTCCTTCGCACCACCCTTGCCT AATTGGAAAATGGAAGCAATCAGGAATATTGAAATTATGGTTTACACCAAGATATTTCTCAAGTTCCCCTACAGTTTCTGGCCATGTGGTCCCGGGAAGGAGTTCTTCATCTATGCCCATGAGCGAAGAGGCTACTATACATTTTGGCAG CACATGGAAAATGCTTTCCCAGGGTCCAATATTCTGGTGGTGACACTAACGAATGGGGAATCAAAACGTGTGGAAGCTCAATCAGATGAAGAAACATTGAAGGAAGCAATGGAAGTACTGAGGAACATGTTTGGGCCAGATATTCCTACTGCCACTAACATACTAGTCCCACGTTGGTGGAATAATAGATTCCAACGTGGCAGCTACAGCAATTACCCCATCTATGGTAATCACCAACTTGTGCATAACATCAAG GCACCGGTAGGGCGCATATTTTTCACAGGAGAGCACACCAGTGAGAAATTTAGTGGTTATGTCCATGGAGGTTATTTTTCAG GTATAGACACTTGCAAAGCTCTTCTTGAAGAGATGCGAAAGGAAGATGGAAGAAAGAGCGAATCTCAAGCTCTATTACTGGAGCCATTGTTAGGATCCTTAACGTTGACGCAAGCAGACGCTGTCTCTACAGGTCTCCACAAATGTGACATTAGACGGCTCTTCCTCAGCGAGGGACTCCCAGAAGCCATCTTATGA
- the LOC116015745 gene encoding U3 small nucleolar RNA-associated protein 21 homolog yields MGIFEPFRAIGYITSNVPISVQRLGTETFVTVSIGKAFQIYNCAKLNLVLVGPQLPKKIRALASYRDYTFAAYGSDIAVVKRTHQVATWSKHSAKVNHLLLFGDHILSVDVEGNIYTWNFKGIDENVAPVGHMLLEGKFTPSCIMHPDTYLNKVIVGSQEGTLQLWNISTKKKLYEFNRWKSSINCCISSPALDVVAVGCADGKIHVHNIRYDEEIVTFTHSTRGSVTALSFSTDGQPLLASGGSSGVISIWNLEKRRLQSVIREAHDCAIVSLHFFANEPVLMSSSADNSIKMWIFDTTDGDPRLLRFRSGHSAPPLCIKYYANGRHILSAGQDRAFRLFSVIQDQQSRELSQRHVTKRAKKLKLKAEEIKLKPVIAFDVAEIRERDWCNVVTCHMDTTQAYVWRLQNFVLGEHILSPCPENPTPVKACAISACGNFAVLGTAGGWIERFNLQSGISRGSYGDISEGNNYAHDGEVIGIACDSTNTIMISAGYHGDVKVWDFKGRALKSRWDIGCSLVKIVHHRSNGLLATVADDLVIRLFDVIALRMVRKFEGHTDRITDMCFSEDGKWLLTSSMDGTLRIWDVILARQIDAIQVDISITALSLSPNMDVLATTHVDQNGVYLWVNQAMFSGAVNFESYGSGKQIVSVKMPSVSSEEGSQNDGDRPTVKSQDVLDTSHFATSDQQIPDLVTLSLLPKSQWQSLINLDIIKERNKPIEPPKKPEKAPFFLPSIPSLSGEILFKPSDVAEEKNAQDGKKEENWRKSNLPVSQFLQILQSSAKSENFAEFTDYIKTLSPSTLDMEMRVLQLIDDDNEQDLENRQELYFIGLLLDYFIHEISCRNNFEFIQALIRLFLKIHGEAIRCQPKLQVKAQKLLEIQADVWQRVDKLFQSARCMVTFLSNSQF; encoded by the exons ATGGGGATTTTCGAACCATTCAGAGCAATTGGATATATTACGAGCAACGTTCCCATCTCTGTACAGAGACTCGGCACCGAGACCTTCGTTACCGTCAGCATCGGCAAAGCTTTCCAGATTTACAAC TGCGCCAAGCTCAATTTGGTTCTCGTTG GCCCTCAACTACCAAAGAAGATACGAGCTCTTGCTTCTTACCGTGACTACACATTTGCTGCCTATGGAAGTGACATTGCAGTTGTCAAGCGTACTCATCAG GTGGCTACTTGGAGCAAGCATAGTGCTAAGGTTAACCACTTGCTACTTTTCGGTGACCACATCTTAAGTGTTGATGTTGAAGGTAATATCTACACATGGAACTTCAAAGGAATAGATGAGAACGTTGCTCCAGTTGGACACATGTTGCTAGAGGGCAAATTTACACCTAGCTGCATAATGCATCCAGATACTTACTTAAACAAG GTTATTGTTGGAAGTCAAGAAGGTACTCTGCAACTTTGGAACATTAGCACAAAGAAAAAACTATATGAGTTCAATAGGTGGAAGTCTTCTATAAATTGCTGTATTTCATCTCCAGCACTAGATGTTGTTGCTGTGGGATGCGCTGATGGGAAAATTCATGTCCATAATATTCGTTATGATGAAGAAATTGTTACATTTACTCATTCTACACGGGGTTCTGTTACTGCATTATCTTTTAGCACTGATGGGCAGCCACTTTTAGCATCTGGAGGTTCATCAGGTGTAATCAGTATATGGAACCTTGAGAAGAGAAGGCTGCAGTCTGTCATTAGAGAGGCCCATGATTGCGCTATAGTGTCACttcatttctttgctaatgAGCCCGTACTGATGAGTTCATCTGCTGACAATTCAATAAAAATGTGGATTTTTGATACTACTGATGGTGATCCCCGCTTACTGCGCTTTAGAAGTGGTCACAGTGCTCCCCCTTTATGTATCAAGTACTATGCCAATGGGCGACATATTCTATCTGCTGGTCAAGATCGTGCCTTCCGTCTTTTCTCTGTTATTCAGGATCAGCAAAGTAGAGAGCTTTCTCAGCGACATGTGACCAAAAGAGCAAAAAAACTCAAGTTGAAGGCAGAAGAGATAAAATTAAAGCCTGTTATTGCATTTGATGTTGCTGAAATTAGGGAACGTGATTGGTGCAATGTGGTTACATGTCACATGGACACCACTCAAGCATATGTATGGAGGCTACAAAATTTTGTTCTTGGTGAGCATATCCTTAGTCCATGCCCTGAAAACCCAACACCAGTCAAAGCATGTGCAATTAGTGCATGTGGCAATTTTGCAGTTTTAGGGACAGCTGGTGGTTGGATTGAGCGATTTAATCTTCAGTCTGGAATCAGCCGTGGTAGTTATGGTGACATATCAGAAGGGAATAACTATGCTCATGATGGAGAAGTGATTGGAATAGCTTGTGATTCCACAAATACCATTATGATAAGTGCGGGATATCATGGGGATGTGAAAGTCTGGGACTTCAAAGGACGCGCGTTAAAGTCTAGATGGGACATAGGTTGTTCTCTAGTGAAGATTGTTCATCATCGATCCAATGGTCTTTTGGCAACTGTGGCAGATGACTTAGTTATCCGTTTGTTTGATGTTATTGCGCTGAGGATGGTTCGAAAATTTGAGGGTCATACAGACCGCATTACAGACATGTGCTTTAGTGAGGATGGGAAATGGCTTTTGACATCCAGCATGGATGGAACTCTTAGAATTTGGGATGTTATCCTAGCTCGACAAATTGATGCCATACAAGTTGATATCTCTATAACTGCATTATCTCTGTCGCCTAACATGGATGTCCTAGCCACCACTCATGTTGATCAAAATGGTGTCTATCTATGGGTCAACCAGGCCATGTTCTCTGGAGCTGTTAATTTTGAATCATATGGAAGCGGGAAACAAATTGTGAGTGTTAAGATGCCATCAGTTTCCTCAGAGGAAGGTTCTCAAAATGATGGTGATAGACCCACTGTAAAGTCGCAAGATGTTCTTGATACTTCTCACTTTGCAACTTCTGATCAGCAAATTCCAGATCTAGTCACACTCTCACTATTGCCAAAGAGTCAGTGGCAAAGCTTAATCAATTTGGACATCATAAAGGAGCGGAACAAACCAATTGAGCCTCCAAAGAAACCGGAGAAGGCTCCATTTTTCTTACCTTCAATTCCTTCCCTCTCTggtgaaattttatttaaaccCAGTGACGTTGCTGAGGAGAAGAATGCACAGGACGGTAAAAAGGAGGAGAATTGGAGAAAATCTAATCTGCCAGTTTCCCAATTCTTGCAAATTCTTCAGTCATCCGCGAAGAGTGAAAATT TTGCAGAATTCACTGATTATATTAAAACCTTGTCCCCTTCAACGTTGGATATGGAAATGCGAGTGCTCCAACTCATCGATGATGACAATGAACAAGATCTTGAAAACAGACAGGAATTGTATTTCATTGGACTGCTGCTGGATTATTTCATACATGAGATTTCATGCAGGAACAACTTCGAGTTTATACAGGCTCTTATTAGACTATTTTTGAAG ATTCATGGTGAAGCAATTCGATGCCAACCAAAGTTGCAGGTCAAGGCACAAAAACTTCTAGAAATCCAGGCAGATGTTTGGCAACGAGTTGACAAGCTATTCCAGAGTGCCAGATGCATGGTCACATTTCTTAGTAATTCACAATTTTGA